The sequence GGGCGTCGGGATCGGGCAAGTCGACGCTCCTGCGCTGCGTCAACGGGCTGGAGACGATCCAGGGCGGCCGGATCTCCCTGAACGGGGACGTCGTCTCCGGGGAGGGGGTCGACCTCGTCAGGCTCCGCCGCCGGGTCGGGATCGTCTTCCAGAGCTTCAACCTGTTCCCGCACATGACGGTGCTGAAGAACTGCACGCTCACCCCGGTGCGCGCGGGGGTGGCGACCAGGGACCAGGCCGAGGCCGACGCCCGCGTCATGCTCGAACGGGTGGGGCTGAAGGACAAGGTCGGCGCCTACCCTGACCAGCTTTCCGGCGGGCAGCAGCAGCGGGTGGCCATCGCCCGCGCCATGCTGATGCGGCCGCAGGTGCTGCTGCTGGACGAGATCACCTCGGCTCTGGACCCCGAGCTGGTGATCGAGGTGCTCAACCTGGTCCGCGAGCTGGCGGGCGACGGCATCACGATGATGATGACGACGCACGAGATGCCCTTCGCCCGCGAGATCTCCTCCAAGATCTGCTTCCTGCACAAGGGCTCGATCCTGGAGCAGGGACCGCCAGAAGAGATCTTCGGCGCGCCCCGCGCTCCGGAACTCAGGACGTTTCTCCGCAAGATCCACGAGGCCGGCCGGGACTGACCGTTCCGGCAGGCCGCGAGACCGAATCACAACCACGGGAAAACTGACCATGAAGCAGAACTACGACGTCAAGAACTTCTTCACCTACCTCGGCTATCCGAGCGGGGACCGGCCGTACTGGTGCGAGGACCTGCGGAGCCTGTCGGTGTACTGCCGGGGCGATGTCGCCAACCTCGAGGCGCTGCTGGAGCCGACCCCGTTCGAGCTGGCCGACGACCGGTTCGTCGTGCAGATCGCCGACTTCGGCAACGCGACGCCGGGCGCCTTCTACGACTCCGGCGTGGTGATCCCGGTCCGGTACAAGGACCACGTCGGCGTCAACTACTACTTCGAGTACGAGGACCAGCCGTGGAGCGTGGCCTTCGGCCGCGAGGTCTGGGGCTACCCCAAGCACTACGGGGAGATCGAGCTCACGGACGGCGAGAGCGGCGTCTCCGGCACGGTGAGGAGAGCCGGTAAGCTGATCTTCGGGATCTCGATGACCCCCGCCGCCGGCCACTCGAACGAGTCCTGGGCAGACATGACGATGTACCCCCACCTGCAGGTCCACGCGCTTCCCCAGGCCAACGGGCCCGGTTTCACGACCTTCGAGATCGTCTCCCGGGACACCTCGAAGGACTTCACGCTCAAGCGGAAGTCCTTCGGGCCCGCCGACGTCGAGCTGGGCTCGGGGCTCTCGGTCAACGGCGTGGAGCTCAAGGTCGTCGAGGTCCTGGGCGGCGAGTACTCCGTCGGCGACTACGCGTGCACCGTCGAGAACGGCATCTCCACCGTGATCGACGACCTGCTGGCAGGCCCAGGCGAGGCCCGCCCGCTCTGATCGATACCCGCTGAGAGTTTGTGCATGCGGTGGCGTTCGCGGGCCGGACGGGCGGAGCCACGCGCAGAGAGGTCGTGCAAAAGTGTGTTCTGCCTACGTCGCCGACAACGCGAGGACGGGCGCCGGCGAACCGTCGGCTCCGCACCTGCTGAGCGAGTCCGCGTGCGCCACGTTGCGGTCGCGTCTGGTGCGGGTCGAGATCATGCCCGGCGAGCGGCTCAGCGAGCCGGAGCTCCGCTCCAGCCTCGGTGTCGGGACGTCCCCCGTGCGTGAGGCGATCCGGCGGCTCGAATTCGAGAAGCTGATCGTGATCTACCCCCGCAGCGGCACGTTCGCCACCGACATCGCGCTGAAGGATTCGCGGTCCGTCATGGAGCTGAGGCTCCAGCTGGAGGGGCTCGCCGCCGAACTGGCGTGCGGCCGGGGGTCGAAGGCGGAGAAGGAGCAGCTGGTCGCGATCGCGGAGCGGCAGTTCGAGACCGACGACCTGCAGCAGTGCAT comes from Streptosporangium roseum DSM 43021 and encodes:
- a CDS encoding amino acid ABC transporter ATP-binding protein, which produces MSTAFVELDQVTKKYGDHTVLDRVDLAVDRHEVVTLIGASGSGKSTLLRCVNGLETIQGGRISLNGDVVSGEGVDLVRLRRRVGIVFQSFNLFPHMTVLKNCTLTPVRAGVATRDQAEADARVMLERVGLKDKVGAYPDQLSGGQQQRVAIARAMLMRPQVLLLDEITSALDPELVIEVLNLVRELAGDGITMMMTTHEMPFAREISSKICFLHKGSILEQGPPEEIFGAPRAPELRTFLRKIHEAGRD
- a CDS encoding acetoacetate decarboxylase family protein, encoding MKQNYDVKNFFTYLGYPSGDRPYWCEDLRSLSVYCRGDVANLEALLEPTPFELADDRFVVQIADFGNATPGAFYDSGVVIPVRYKDHVGVNYYFEYEDQPWSVAFGREVWGYPKHYGEIELTDGESGVSGTVRRAGKLIFGISMTPAAGHSNESWADMTMYPHLQVHALPQANGPGFTTFEIVSRDTSKDFTLKRKSFGPADVELGSGLSVNGVELKVVEVLGGEYSVGDYACTVENGISTVIDDLLAGPGEARPL
- a CDS encoding GntR family transcriptional regulator, which codes for MCSAYVADNARTGAGEPSAPHLLSESACATLRSRLVRVEIMPGERLSEPELRSSLGVGTSPVREAIRRLEFEKLIVIYPRSGTFATDIALKDSRSVMELRLQLEGLAAELACGRGSKAEKEQLVAIAERQFETDDLQQCIDLDAAFHHGIYRMTRNDYLTTTAEIHFNLALRQWYFCSKVVETPDWTGVDHRPLAAAIAGGDAESAGRHIREHVLHDSQQIVDILTNYGL